Proteins encoded within one genomic window of Bos indicus x Bos taurus breed Angus x Brahman F1 hybrid chromosome 18, Bos_hybrid_MaternalHap_v2.0, whole genome shotgun sequence:
- the LOC113876114 gene encoding sialic acid-binding Ig-like lectin 10 isoform X5 codes for MFLPLFLAMLWGGSQALDSFKLQVQEFVMVQEGLCMVVPCSIFYPSRGWSPTTPAYGFWFRDQTPKPSLPVATNKPDQDVDTSTQGRFQLLGDPSESCSLLIREAHLEDSAVYFFRFERGDYVKYNFMEYKFYLEVTALTQKPEIYVPEILQPGHQVTLFCAFNWIFDECPVPTLSWIGNTVSPNEASSRTSYFSELTFTPRPQDHNTELTCRVDFSREGVSTENTVRLSVAYAPKDLVISISYTDEPALEPRGDSPHLEVQKGQSLRLLCTADSLPLATLSWTLQDRVLSWSHPLGSTALELALPRVKAEDAGRYTCRAENRLGFLSRSLDLSVQYAPENLKVMVSQANRTALENLESGASLRVLEGQSLRLLCVAHSNPPAQLSWARLGRTVSPSQPSDPGVLELPQIQTEQEGEFTCRAQNPLGSQNNSLSLFVVSPPQLLGPSCSQEDEGLRCSCSSRARPAPSLRWRLGERLLEGELSNASFEVASSSAGPWANSSLSLREGLSSGLRLSCEALNGHGAQSGSVLLLPDEKGLASGAFASGISLGIGVTTLLFLCFIFILVRTLRKKWTQAKVPAPAPAPAPGEAPRSRFSRRSTILDYINVIPKAGPLKQKAKPSSPSQPPPADGHSLEARKNQKELHPVSHNCPGPKSSLQASEAENNQEELHYAVLNFPGLRPWETQRPEGTHPEYAEIQFH; via the exons ATGTTCCTGCCGCTGTTCTTGGCCATGCTGTGGGGCG GGTCGCAGGCTCTGGACTCATTCAAGCTGCAGGTGCAGGAGTTCGTGATGGTGCAAGAAGGCCTGTGCATGGTCGTGCCCTGCTCCATCTTCTACCCCTCCAGAGGATGGAGTCCCACCACCCCAGCTTACGGCTTCTGGTTCAGAGACCAGACTCCCAAGCCCAGTCTGCCAGTGGCCACCAACAAGCCAGATCAGGACGTGGACACAAGCACCCAGGGCCGATTCCAGCTCCTTGGCGATCCCAGTGAGAGCTGCTCCTTGCTCATCAGAGAGGCACACCTGGAGGACAGCGCAGTGTACTTCTTCCGGTTCGAGAGAGGCGATTATGTGAAATATAATTTCATGGAATACAAGTTCtatttggaagtgacag CCCTGACACAGAAGCCGGAGATCTACGTCCCTGAGATCCTGCAGCCCGGGCACCAGGTGACACTCTTCTGTGCATTTAACTGGATCTTTGACGAATGTCCTGTCCCTACTCTCTCCTGGATCGGGAACACCGTCTCCCCCAACGAGGCCAGCTCGAGAACTTCCTACTTCTCAGAGCTCACCTTCACACCCAGACCCCAGGACCACAACACTGAGCTCACCTGCAGAGTGGACTTCTCCAGAGAGGGTGTGAGCACGGAGAACACTGTCCGGCTTAGCGTGGCGT ATGCCCCCAAAGACCTGGTTATCAGCATCTCCTACACCGATGAGCCAG ctCTGGAGCCCAGGGGAGACAGCCCACACCTGGAAGTCCAGAAAGGCCAGTCCCTGCGGCTGCTCTGTACCGCGGACAGTTTGCCGCTGGCCACGCTGAGCTGGACCCTGCAGGACAGAGTCCTCTCTTGGTCCCACCCCTTGGGCTCCACAGCTCTGGAGCTGGCGCTGCCCAGGGTGAAGGCCGAGGACGCGGGTCGCTATACCTGCCGGGCTGAGAACAGGCTTGGCTTCTTGAGCCGCAGCCTGGACCTCTCAGTGCAGT ATGCCCCGGAGAACCTGAAAGTGATGGTCTCGCAAGCAAACCGCACAG CCCTGGAAAACCTGGAGAGTGGCGCATCTCTTCGGGTCCTGGAGGGCCAAAGCCTGCGTCTCCTCTGTGTCGCTCACAGCAACCCCCCTGCCCAGCTGAGCTGGGCCCGACTGGGACGGACTGTGAGCCCCTCCCAGCCCTCAGATCCCGGGGTCCTGGAGCTGCCTCAGATACAAACAGAGCAGGAAGGGGAGTTCACCTGCCGGGCTCAGAACCCGCTGGGCTCCCAAAATAACTCCCTGAGCCTCTTCGTGGTCT CGCCCCCGCAGCTGCTGGGCCcctcctgctcccaggaggacGAGGGTCTGCGCTGCAGCTGCTCCTCCAGAGCCCGGCCGGCCCCCTCCCTGCGCTGGCGGCTCGGGGAGAGGCTGCTGGAGGGGGAGCTCAGCAACGCCTCCTTTGAGGTCGCCTCCAGCTCCGCCGGGCCCTGGGCCAACAGTTCGCTGAGCCTCCGCGAGGGGCTCAGCTCCGGCCTCAGACTCAGCTGCGAGGCCCTGAACGGCCACGGGGCCCAGAGCGGGTCTGTCCTGCTGCTGCCAG ACGAGAAGGGACTCGCCTCCGGGGCTTTCGCCAGCGGAATCTCTCTAGGGATTGGCGTCAccaccctcctcttcctctgcttcATCTTTATCTT AGTGAGGACTCTGAGGAAGAAGTGGACCCAGGCAAAGGTCCCGgcgccggccccggccccggcccccggAGAGGCTCCGCGGTCCAGGTTCTCACGCAGGAGCACGATCCTGGATTACATCAACGTGATCCCTAAGGCCGGCCCCCTG AAACAGAAAGCCAAACCAAGCAGTCCTTCCCAGCCTCCTCCTGCAGATGGTCACTCCCTGGAAGCCAGAAAGAATCAGAAGGAGCTCCATCCCGTCTCCCACAACTGTCCAGGACCCAAGTCATCCCTACAAGCCTCAGAAGCAGAGAACAACCAAGAGGAGCTCCATTACGCTGTCCTCAACTTCCCAGGCCTTAGACCATGGGAGACCCAAAGACCCGAGGGCACGCACCCAGAGTACGCTGAAATCCAGTTCCACTGA